A single Desulfobaculum bizertense DSM 18034 DNA region contains:
- a CDS encoding tyrosine-type recombinase/integrase — MSTKRRYAGRPDVAFDIVYSLGRSKKWEMVGWKSEGVNAQYASKLRSERVLEIRQKGSIASLRSLTLDDAFETYRANHLVTTKSEARIVSMYKASVQKTFGGRKLHQITTFDLQRFATSLTGKRAPATIRHYLSIIRSVYNKMIVWGLYAGKVPTYGVVVPYIDNERDRFLSREEAKVLLDELRSRSEDTYRVALLSLNTGMRAGEIFKLKGEDVDLEDGTIRIRDPKNRKSRIAYMSDAVKTMLEKLELRRGRYVFPARGGGKRVWVPATFDRAVEHLGLNRGVKDARDRIVFHSLRHTFAAWLASEGVPLYTISKLLGHSTIKMTERYAKLMPKAKKEAIDLLNNVVSLE, encoded by the coding sequence ATGTCCACGAAACGCCGATACGCAGGCCGACCAGATGTCGCATTTGATATTGTGTACTCCCTTGGCCGCTCCAAGAAGTGGGAAATGGTCGGCTGGAAGAGCGAAGGTGTGAATGCACAGTATGCTTCAAAGCTTCGTTCCGAGCGGGTGCTGGAGATCCGACAGAAAGGCTCCATTGCCTCATTAAGAAGTCTGACGCTGGATGACGCATTCGAGACCTATCGGGCAAATCATCTTGTTACGACGAAAAGTGAAGCCCGGATTGTGAGCATGTACAAAGCGAGCGTTCAAAAGACCTTTGGGGGGCGCAAGCTTCACCAGATCACAACCTTTGATCTCCAGCGTTTTGCTACCTCGCTCACGGGCAAGCGTGCCCCGGCGACTATTCGCCATTATTTAAGCATTATCCGAAGCGTCTATAACAAAATGATCGTCTGGGGGCTGTATGCGGGCAAGGTCCCAACCTATGGCGTTGTCGTTCCTTATATAGATAATGAACGCGACAGGTTCCTCTCACGGGAAGAGGCAAAGGTCCTTTTGGATGAGCTGCGGAGTCGGAGTGAAGACACGTACCGCGTCGCGCTGCTCTCGCTGAATACTGGAATGCGTGCAGGGGAAATATTTAAGCTGAAGGGCGAGGATGTCGACCTTGAGGACGGGACGATTCGCATCCGGGACCCCAAGAACCGGAAGTCTCGGATTGCGTATATGTCGGATGCGGTGAAGACGATGCTTGAAAAGCTGGAACTGCGCAGAGGACGCTATGTGTTTCCGGCCCGTGGTGGCGGAAAACGGGTCTGGGTTCCTGCAACCTTCGACAGGGCCGTTGAGCACCTTGGGCTGAACCGGGGAGTGAAGGACGCGCGGGATCGGATTGTCTTTCATTCGCTGCGGCATACCTTCGCGGCGTGGCTCGCATCGGAAGGCGTCCCGCTGTATACGATCTCCAAGCTGCTCGGACACTCAACGATCAAGATGACAGAGCGCTACGCAAAGTTGATGCCCAAGGCCAAAAAGGAAGCCATTGATCTTTTGAATAACGTGGTGTCGCTGGAGTAG